The Thioalkalivibrio sulfidiphilus HL-EbGr7 genome includes a window with the following:
- a CDS encoding RNA polymerase sigma factor, which yields MPDPGSGGQGKDDRRQRRALFEQEVVRLMDRLYGTALRLTGNPDDAQDVVAEAVSKAWSKLDDLRDLESMEGWLFRILNNAFVSQWRRRRTRDEVEREAVETSDAGDFSLFQQLHQPFLLWWGTPEQQFLNDVLQEDLQKALDALPDGFRVAIVLVEVQGYTYEEVSALLEIPVGTVRSRLSRGRALLQKALWQQASEAGLVHGRHPSDSGAGDST from the coding sequence ATGCCGGATCCAGGATCAGGCGGGCAGGGAAAAGATGATCGTCGGCAGCGGCGGGCGCTGTTCGAGCAGGAGGTGGTTCGTCTGATGGACCGGTTATACGGCACGGCGCTCAGGCTGACGGGCAATCCGGACGACGCGCAGGACGTGGTCGCGGAGGCGGTTAGCAAGGCGTGGTCAAAGCTGGACGACCTGCGTGACCTCGAGTCCATGGAAGGGTGGCTGTTCCGAATTCTTAACAACGCGTTCGTCAGCCAGTGGCGGCGTCGAAGGACCCGCGACGAGGTGGAGCGCGAAGCCGTGGAGACCTCCGACGCGGGGGATTTCTCCCTTTTCCAGCAGTTGCACCAGCCGTTCCTGCTCTGGTGGGGCACGCCGGAGCAGCAGTTTCTCAATGATGTGCTGCAGGAGGACCTGCAGAAGGCGCTGGATGCATTGCCGGACGGTTTTCGCGTGGCGATCGTCCTGGTGGAGGTTCAGGGTTACACCTACGAGGAGGTTTCCGCATTGCTTGAGATACCGGTTGGCACCGTGCGGTCCCGCCTGAGCAGGGGGCGAGCGCTGCTGCAGAAGGCGCTCTGGCAGCAGGCCTCCGAGGCCGGCCTGGTTCATGGTCGCCACCCCTCCGACAGCGGCGCCGGAGATTCGACATGA
- a CDS encoding KamA family radical SAM protein — MSSVLKFYSDTDLGAIEARPFKVFNERSLEKIPQLAKLSEAQRFEMKVVASVLPFRVNEYVINELIDWSNIPADPIFQLTFPQKGMLAPESYERMAELHRRGADKAHISALAKELRDGLNPHPAGQLEMNLPRVNGEVVEGLQHKYRETVLFFPSQGQTCHSYCTFCFRWAQFVGDKDLRIASNQKDQVLGYLREHPQVTDLLVTGGDPMVMKTKNLAQYLEPLMEDDSLAHVQTVRIGTKALTFWPYRFVTDNDADELLDLLTRLVKSGRQVAIMAHYNHWRELETPIAREAIRRLRETGVEIRSQGPLLAHINDDPAVWARLWKTQVQLGIIPYYMFVERDTGARHYFEVPLARAANIYREAMKQVSGLGRTARGPSMSAGPGKVEIQGVAEIQGEKVFVLRFIQARNPDWVQRPFFAKYDEQATWLNHLKPAFGEEKFFFEDEYEAMQAGNG; from the coding sequence ATGAGTTCCGTTCTCAAGTTCTACAGCGATACCGACCTGGGTGCGATCGAGGCCCGCCCCTTCAAGGTCTTCAACGAGCGCAGCCTGGAGAAGATCCCCCAGCTGGCCAAGCTCTCCGAGGCCCAGCGCTTCGAGATGAAGGTGGTGGCCAGCGTGCTGCCGTTCCGGGTCAATGAATACGTCATCAACGAGCTGATCGACTGGAGCAACATCCCCGCCGATCCCATCTTCCAGCTCACATTCCCCCAGAAGGGCATGCTGGCCCCCGAGAGCTACGAGCGCATGGCCGAGCTGCATCGCCGGGGCGCCGACAAGGCGCATATCTCGGCCCTGGCCAAGGAGCTTCGCGACGGGCTCAACCCCCATCCCGCCGGCCAGCTGGAGATGAACCTGCCCCGGGTCAACGGTGAGGTGGTGGAGGGCCTGCAGCACAAGTACCGGGAGACGGTGCTGTTCTTCCCCAGCCAGGGCCAGACCTGTCATTCCTACTGCACGTTCTGCTTCCGCTGGGCCCAGTTCGTGGGCGACAAGGACCTGCGCATCGCCTCCAACCAGAAGGACCAGGTGCTCGGCTACCTGCGCGAACACCCCCAGGTCACCGACCTGCTGGTCACCGGCGGCGATCCCATGGTCATGAAGACCAAGAACCTGGCCCAGTACCTGGAGCCGCTCATGGAGGATGACAGCCTGGCCCACGTGCAGACCGTGCGCATCGGCACCAAGGCGCTCACCTTCTGGCCCTACCGCTTCGTCACCGACAACGACGCCGACGAGCTGCTGGATCTGCTCACCCGCCTGGTGAAGTCCGGCCGCCAAGTGGCCATCATGGCCCACTACAACCACTGGCGGGAGCTGGAAACCCCCATCGCCCGGGAGGCCATCCGCCGCCTGCGCGAGACCGGCGTGGAGATCCGCAGCCAGGGTCCGCTGCTGGCCCACATCAACGACGACCCCGCAGTGTGGGCGCGCCTGTGGAAGACCCAGGTGCAGCTGGGGATCATCCCCTACTACATGTTCGTGGAGCGCGACACCGGCGCCCGGCACTACTTCGAGGTGCCCCTGGCCAGGGCCGCGAACATCTACCGGGAGGCTATGAAGCAGGTCTCGGGCCTCGGCCGTACCGCCCGGGGTCCGTCCATGAGCGCCGGCCCCGGCAAGGTGGAGATCCAGGGCGTGGCCGAGATCCAGGGCGAGAAGGTGTTCGTGCTGCGCTTCATCCAGGCCCGCAACCCCGACTGGGTGCAGCGCCCGTTCTTCGCCAAATATGATGAACAGGCCACCTGGCTGAACCACCTCAAGCCCGCCTTCGGGGAAGAGAAGTTCTTCTTTGAGGACGAGTACGAGGCCATGCAGGCGGGCAACGGGTAG
- the brnA gene encoding type II toxin-antitoxin system BrnA family antitoxin: MKAKTFDSKFDNGEDVTDHLDVAKARRPLQKQRRVNVDFPDWMIESLDREASRLGVTRQSIIKVWLAERLEQTAAKRT, from the coding sequence ATGAAAGCGAAGACATTTGATAGCAAATTTGACAACGGCGAGGACGTCACAGACCACCTGGACGTTGCAAAGGCCCGCCGCCCACTGCAGAAGCAGCGAAGAGTCAATGTGGACTTCCCGGACTGGATGATCGAATCCCTGGACCGGGAGGCCAGTCGCCTGGGCGTCACGCGTCAATCGATCATCAAGGTCTGGTTGGCCGAACGCCTGGAGCAGACCGCCGCCAAGCGGACGTGA
- a CDS encoding metallophosphoesterase family protein, whose product MQRIIFYGDPHGDFSGLIRAAEARRPEAVVILGDLGLTEASLDRVLAPLVEAGIQVAWVHGNHESDSVREHDHAFLCRLGNLNLHGRVMEVGGLRMAGLGGVFRGKVWYPGTEPVFRTRSAHLASFPKRDHWRAGLPLRHRTTIYPEDLDLLASLEADVLVCHEAPGCHPHGFGVIDELARAMGAGLIVHGHQHVDYEDSIGGVRVRGVAEATAVIMDEAMRFEAC is encoded by the coding sequence ATGCAACGAATCATCTTCTACGGAGATCCCCACGGGGACTTCTCCGGCCTGATCCGGGCCGCCGAGGCCCGGCGACCGGAGGCGGTGGTGATCCTGGGGGATTTGGGCCTGACGGAGGCGTCACTGGACCGGGTCCTGGCGCCCCTGGTGGAGGCGGGCATCCAGGTGGCCTGGGTGCATGGCAACCATGAATCCGACTCGGTCCGGGAACATGACCACGCCTTCCTGTGCCGCCTTGGCAATCTCAATCTCCATGGCCGGGTGATGGAGGTGGGCGGCCTGCGCATGGCGGGCCTGGGCGGGGTGTTCCGGGGCAAGGTCTGGTATCCGGGCACCGAGCCGGTGTTCCGCACCCGCAGCGCACACCTGGCCAGCTTCCCGAAACGGGACCACTGGCGGGCGGGCTTGCCGCTTCGCCACCGCACCACCATCTATCCCGAGGACCTGGACCTTCTCGCCAGCCTGGAGGCCGACGTGCTGGTGTGTCACGAGGCGCCCGGCTGCCACCCCCACGGATTCGGCGTGATCGACGAACTGGCCCGCGCCATGGGAGCGGGGCTGATCGTCCATGGCCACCAGCACGTGGACTACGAGGACAGCATCGGCGGGGTGCGGGTGCGCGGCGTGGCCGAGGCCACCGCGGTGATCATGGATGAGGCGATGCGTTTCGAGGCCTGTTGA
- a CDS encoding adenosylmethionine--8-amino-7-oxononanoate transaminase: MTRNDELTRRDLSVVWHPCTQMKDHERLPMIPIRRGEGVWLEDFDGNRYIDAVSSWWVNLFGHANPHINQVIRDQLDQLEHVILAGFTHEPVIRLSEKLVNITPPGLSRCFYADNGSSAVEVALKMSFHYWLNRGQRKKTRFMCLSNSYHGETLGALAVGDVALYKETYKPLLMQPITIEGPDCYHREPGESCEQVAERQFRHMEQALAEHAHETCAVIVEPLVQCAGSMRMYHPRYLTLLREACDRHGVHLIADEIAVGFGRTGTMFACEQAGISPDFMCLSKGLTGGYLPLSAVLTTEEVYQAFYDEYDKLSAFLHSHSYTGNALACAAALGTLDLFEREDVIGNNRRLAAVMAEALAPFKDHPHVADVRQTGMIAAVEMVKDKAVRTPYPWQERRGLKIYQHALSRGALLRPLGNVSYLMPPYVITEEQIRFLVQVMGEGIDLATGAG, from the coding sequence ATGACGCGCAACGACGAACTCACCCGCCGCGACCTGTCCGTGGTCTGGCATCCCTGCACCCAGATGAAGGATCACGAGCGCCTGCCCATGATCCCGATCCGACGGGGGGAGGGGGTCTGGCTGGAGGACTTCGATGGCAACCGCTACATCGACGCCGTCAGCTCCTGGTGGGTGAACCTGTTCGGCCACGCCAATCCCCACATCAACCAGGTCATCCGCGATCAGCTGGATCAGCTGGAACACGTGATCCTGGCCGGCTTCACCCACGAGCCGGTGATCCGCCTCTCCGAGAAGCTGGTCAACATCACCCCGCCGGGCCTCAGCCGCTGCTTCTACGCCGACAACGGCTCCTCCGCCGTGGAGGTGGCGCTCAAGATGAGCTTCCACTACTGGCTCAACCGGGGGCAGCGGAAAAAGACCCGCTTCATGTGCCTGTCCAACAGCTACCACGGGGAGACCCTGGGCGCGTTGGCGGTGGGAGATGTTGCTTTATACAAAGAGACTTACAAGCCTCTTTTAATGCAACCTATCACGATAGAAGGGCCCGATTGTTACCACCGGGAGCCGGGCGAGAGCTGTGAACAGGTGGCCGAGCGCCAGTTCCGGCACATGGAGCAGGCCCTCGCCGAGCACGCCCACGAGACCTGCGCGGTGATCGTGGAGCCCCTGGTGCAGTGCGCCGGCTCCATGCGCATGTACCACCCCCGCTACCTGACCCTGCTCCGGGAGGCCTGCGACCGTCATGGAGTGCACCTGATCGCCGACGAGATCGCCGTGGGCTTCGGCCGCACCGGCACGATGTTCGCCTGCGAACAGGCGGGTATCAGCCCCGACTTCATGTGCCTCTCCAAGGGTCTCACCGGCGGTTACCTGCCGCTGTCCGCCGTGCTCACCACCGAGGAGGTCTACCAGGCCTTCTACGATGAGTACGATAAGCTCAGCGCCTTCCTGCATTCCCATTCCTACACCGGCAATGCCCTGGCCTGCGCCGCCGCCCTTGGGACCCTGGATCTGTTCGAACGGGAAGACGTGATCGGCAACAACCGCCGCCTTGCCGCCGTCATGGCCGAGGCCCTGGCGCCGTTCAAGGATCACCCCCACGTGGCCGATGTGCGCCAGACCGGGATGATCGCCGCCGTGGAGATGGTCAAGGACAAGGCCGTCCGTACACCCTATCCCTGGCAGGAACGACGCGGCCTGAAGATCTACCAGCACGCCCTCAGCCGCGGCGCCCTGCTGCGGCCCCTGGGCAACGTCAGCTACCTGATGCCGCCCTACGTGATCACCGAGGAGCAGATCCGGTTCCTGGTCCAGGTGATGGGGGAGGGGATTGATCTGGCGACCGGGGCTGGTTGA
- a CDS encoding aminotransferase class V-fold PLP-dependent enzyme, whose amino-acid sequence MHPEFPLEPGLIHLNHAAVGPWPRRTAEAVHRFAEANLRAGSRDYPAWTREETRLRGLLARLINAPSPEDIALLKNTSEALSVVAYGLDWVRGDNVVFPREEFPSNRLVWESLEPRFGVEARRVDLAGAVDPEAALIEAMDANTRLLSVSAVQYASGLRLDLERLGAACRKRDVLFCVDAIQQLGALPFDAQACHADFVAADGHKWMLGPEGLAVFYVRAGIRDWLKLNQFGWHMVEALGDYDRTDWEPAASARRFECGSPNMLAIHALAASLDLLLETGLENIAESISGKISYLIDSLESKGFDILTPKAAARRAGILTFRRPGQDMAALHQRLMAAGVLCAHRGGGVRFSPHFYTPQADLDAALDLL is encoded by the coding sequence ATGCACCCCGAATTCCCCCTCGAACCTGGCCTGATCCACCTGAACCACGCCGCCGTGGGCCCCTGGCCCCGGCGCACGGCGGAGGCGGTGCACCGCTTTGCCGAGGCCAACCTGCGCGCCGGTTCCCGGGACTACCCCGCGTGGACCCGGGAGGAAACCCGCCTGCGGGGGCTGCTGGCACGGCTGATCAACGCCCCCTCCCCAGAAGACATCGCCCTGCTCAAGAACACCTCCGAGGCCCTGTCTGTGGTGGCCTACGGCCTGGACTGGGTGCGGGGCGACAACGTGGTGTTCCCCCGGGAGGAGTTCCCGTCCAACCGCCTGGTCTGGGAGTCCCTGGAGCCCCGGTTTGGCGTCGAGGCCCGGCGGGTGGATCTCGCCGGCGCGGTGGACCCGGAGGCTGCATTGATCGAGGCCATGGATGCCAACACCCGGCTGTTGTCGGTGAGCGCCGTGCAGTACGCCAGCGGCCTGCGCCTGGACCTGGAACGCCTGGGGGCGGCCTGCCGTAAGCGGGACGTGCTGTTCTGCGTGGACGCCATCCAGCAGCTGGGCGCCCTGCCCTTCGATGCCCAGGCCTGCCATGCGGACTTCGTGGCAGCCGACGGGCACAAGTGGATGCTGGGCCCGGAAGGTCTGGCGGTGTTCTACGTGCGCGCCGGAATCCGCGACTGGCTGAAGCTCAATCAGTTCGGCTGGCACATGGTGGAGGCCCTCGGGGATTACGACCGCACTGACTGGGAACCGGCCGCCTCGGCCCGGCGCTTCGAGTGCGGCAGCCCCAACATGCTGGCCATCCACGCCCTGGCGGCGAGCCTGGACCTGCTGCTGGAGACAGGGCTTGAGAATATAGCTGAGAGTATTTCTGGAAAGATATCTTATCTTATTGATTCACTTGAATCAAAAGGCTTCGATATCCTCACGCCAAAGGCCGCGGCTCGGCGTGCCGGCATCCTCACCTTCCGTCGCCCTGGTCAGGACATGGCGGCCCTGCATCAGCGCCTCATGGCCGCCGGGGTGCTGTGCGCCCATCGGGGCGGCGGGGTGCGTTTCAGCCCGCATTTCTACACTCCGCAAGCGGATCTCGACGCGGCCCTGGATCTCCTGTAA
- a CDS encoding MerC family mercury resistance protein, protein MVAILGYSREQIFAAVKDMYTAVADSPDAHFHFPVGGEACRTLGYPPEQIAALPEAVRQSFAGVGYPFNAQAVRAGDTVLDIGAGAGNDTVIASRIAGSEGHVIALDLTPAMTRKLKAACDQTAVANVSVLQGSAERLPLADGSVDSITSNGALNLVPDKRRAIGEMFRVLRPGGRVQLADVVIRRPVTVDCHEDPRLWVECVVGATVDEDLLTMFRDAGFEDVEVVRELDYFAHSPSAQTREVAASFDARSMELGMSRGDRAPSRLMQWLKRLNPVRWVKSLWRRGFFGLVSLAAAVIVCYGTLAALALLGVLGFGFALDEGLWAGAIALFAVLAAAAITAGARRHRSPGPPILAATGAGVILYALFVDYSLIVELIGFILLSVSALRDLQLRRRVQARVLGLQHAVGMK, encoded by the coding sequence ATGGTGGCGATACTTGGATATTCGCGTGAGCAGATCTTCGCGGCGGTAAAGGACATGTATACCGCCGTGGCCGATTCACCCGACGCCCATTTCCACTTCCCGGTAGGTGGAGAAGCCTGCCGCACACTGGGCTACCCGCCCGAGCAGATCGCGGCGTTGCCCGAGGCGGTCAGGCAGTCTTTTGCCGGGGTGGGGTATCCGTTCAACGCCCAGGCGGTGCGTGCCGGGGACACTGTGCTGGACATCGGTGCCGGCGCGGGCAACGACACGGTGATTGCCAGCCGAATTGCGGGCTCCGAAGGGCATGTAATCGCACTGGACCTCACGCCGGCCATGACGCGCAAACTCAAGGCGGCCTGCGATCAGACCGCAGTCGCCAATGTCAGCGTCCTGCAGGGCAGCGCGGAGCGTCTTCCGCTCGCTGACGGCAGCGTGGACAGCATCACCAGCAACGGCGCCCTCAATCTCGTGCCCGACAAGCGACGCGCCATTGGCGAGATGTTTCGCGTGCTGCGGCCCGGAGGCCGGGTGCAGCTGGCCGACGTTGTGATCCGTCGCCCCGTAACCGTCGATTGCCACGAGGATCCCAGGCTCTGGGTGGAGTGCGTCGTCGGCGCCACCGTGGACGAAGACTTGCTCACCATGTTCCGCGACGCGGGCTTCGAGGATGTGGAGGTGGTTCGCGAGCTCGATTACTTCGCACACAGTCCCAGCGCGCAGACCCGAGAGGTGGCGGCAAGCTTCGATGCCCGATCCATGGAGCTCGGCATGAGTCGTGGCGATCGGGCGCCCTCCCGCCTGATGCAGTGGCTTAAGCGACTCAATCCGGTGCGTTGGGTAAAGTCCCTCTGGCGGCGCGGATTCTTTGGCCTGGTGAGCCTCGCGGCCGCAGTGATTGTCTGTTACGGGACGTTGGCCGCATTGGCCCTGCTCGGTGTCCTCGGCTTCGGGTTCGCGCTGGATGAAGGCCTCTGGGCAGGCGCCATTGCGCTTTTCGCTGTGCTGGCTGCAGCGGCAATCACCGCGGGCGCACGGCGCCACCGAAGTCCGGGTCCGCCGATTCTCGCGGCGACCGGTGCCGGGGTCATTCTGTATGCCCTTTTCGTCGACTACAGCCTGATCGTGGAGCTGATCGGTTTCATCCTTCTCTCGGTCTCCGCGTTGCGGGATCTGCAGCTACGTCGCCGCGTGCAGGCGCGCGTGCTCGGTTTGCAGCACGCCGTCGGAATGAAGTAA
- a CDS encoding RES family NAD+ phosphorylase, translating into MYPDIWAACRETAAPGPLKGTLLRLVESQEQVATNRLVDSLEEQAALEAMLEATKPPLPAEGPRHYLLVTPFRYPPLRHGSRFGRRFEPSLFYGSLSLSTLLAEAAFYRFYFWYGMAIPPASALVTRHTVFEAAYRSRRGLRLQEPPFDAFRDALTHPADYRATQQLGTALREAGVQAFEYRSARDEGINVALFTPRALADARPRSQEHWLCETDGAHVRFLGETQTQVHVLPLERFLVEGVLPMPAA; encoded by the coding sequence GTGTATCCTGATATCTGGGCCGCCTGTCGGGAGACCGCCGCGCCGGGCCCGCTCAAGGGCACCCTGCTGCGCCTGGTGGAAAGCCAGGAACAGGTGGCCACCAACCGGCTGGTGGACTCCCTGGAGGAGCAGGCCGCTCTCGAGGCCATGCTGGAGGCCACCAAGCCCCCCCTGCCCGCCGAAGGACCGCGCCACTACCTGCTCGTCACCCCGTTCCGCTACCCGCCCCTGCGCCACGGCTCCCGGTTCGGCCGCCGCTTCGAGCCGAGCCTCTTCTACGGCTCGCTGAGCCTGTCCACCCTGCTGGCCGAAGCCGCCTTCTACCGATTCTATTTCTGGTACGGCATGGCGATCCCGCCCGCCAGCGCCCTGGTGACCCGGCACACGGTGTTCGAGGCCGCCTACCGCAGCCGCCGGGGACTGCGACTCCAGGAACCGCCCTTTGACGCCTTTCGGGACGCGCTCACCCACCCCGCCGACTATCGCGCCACCCAGCAGCTGGGCACGGCCCTGCGCGAGGCGGGGGTGCAGGCCTTCGAGTACCGCTCGGCGCGGGATGAGGGCATCAACGTCGCCCTGTTCACGCCCCGGGCTCTGGCCGATGCCCGGCCCCGGTCACAGGAACACTGGCTGTGCGAAACGGACGGCGCACACGTGCGCTTCCTGGGCGAGACCCAGACCCAGGTGCATGTGTTGCCGTTGGAAAGGTTTCTGGTGGAGGGGGTGTTGCCGATGCCGGCGGCATGA
- a CDS encoding DUF302 domain-containing protein, with amino-acid sequence MNTQNTIVSLLLATALTAIGYTAIAEPNDHFIVRDTTDSLDEVLARVERYATEEDDWIFLSTFGLKGGEVTAVKICYLPIGEDIFAAGMHVAAMMPCGHMALYEKNGRTYMTLLHPRFMTTLNPDPNLERAVARATPAFESMLESVWR; translated from the coding sequence ATGAACACACAAAACACCATTGTTTCTCTGCTGCTCGCGACCGCGCTGACCGCCATCGGCTACACGGCGATTGCCGAGCCTAACGATCACTTCATCGTGCGCGACACCACGGACTCGCTGGACGAAGTGCTCGCCCGTGTGGAGCGCTACGCCACCGAGGAAGACGACTGGATCTTCCTGTCTACGTTCGGACTCAAGGGGGGCGAAGTGACCGCGGTAAAGATCTGCTACCTGCCTATCGGCGAGGACATCTTCGCCGCCGGCATGCACGTGGCCGCGATGATGCCCTGCGGACATATGGCGCTCTACGAGAAGAACGGCAGGACGTACATGACGCTGTTGCACCCCAGGTTCATGACCACCCTCAATCCCGACCCGAACCTGGAGCGTGCGGTGGCGCGGGCCACGCCGGCCTTCGAGTCCATGCTGGAATCAGTGTGGCGCTGA
- a CDS encoding MbcA/ParS/Xre antitoxin family protein: protein MSQLATATPRTDPAQVLTKAFLNAGKELGLNRAALGQVIGKDRSTLTRGQIDPDSKAGELALLLVRCYRALFVLVGGDPEQLRHWMHTANHHTGGVPAEQVLTAQGLVRVTEYLDAMRGKV, encoded by the coding sequence ATGAGCCAGCTTGCCACCGCCACTCCTCGTACTGATCCCGCCCAGGTGCTCACCAAGGCGTTTCTCAATGCTGGCAAGGAACTGGGACTCAACCGCGCCGCCCTGGGCCAGGTGATCGGCAAGGACCGCAGCACCCTCACCCGGGGCCAGATCGATCCCGACAGCAAGGCCGGGGAACTGGCGCTGCTGCTGGTGCGCTGCTACCGGGCCCTGTTCGTGCTGGTGGGCGGCGATCCCGAACAGCTGCGCCACTGGATGCACACGGCCAACCACCACACCGGCGGCGTCCCGGCCGAGCAGGTGCTCACGGCCCAGGGTCTGGTCAGAGTGACAGAATACCTCGACGCGATGCGAGGCAAAGTCTGA
- a CDS encoding addiction module antidote protein, with protein sequence MKQPRTIPYDVADQLRTPEEMAEYLEAWLTEAPEDVAGIAGALGDIARAKGMSAVARQAGLSRESLYKALSENGNPSLATVLKVAKTLGLRLHAKVA encoded by the coding sequence ATGAAGCAACCCCGCACCATCCCCTATGACGTCGCGGACCAGCTGCGCACGCCTGAGGAAATGGCCGAGTATCTCGAGGCCTGGCTGACCGAGGCGCCGGAGGATGTGGCAGGGATCGCCGGTGCCCTCGGGGATATCGCTCGCGCCAAGGGCATGTCGGCAGTGGCGCGGCAGGCCGGTCTCAGTCGCGAGAGCCTGTACAAGGCGCTCAGCGAGAACGGCAATCCCAGCCTGGCAACGGTATTGAAGGTGGCCAAGACGCTGGGACTGCGGTTACACGCCAAAGTGGCGTAG
- a CDS encoding anti-sigma factor family protein yields the protein MSEDKLNCEEVIEQLFTYLDGELDHVHSAAIDRHLERCRDCFSRAEFEKRLRERIRASAKASAPDSLHRRVKGLLDQY from the coding sequence ATGAGCGAAGACAAGCTCAATTGTGAGGAGGTGATCGAGCAGCTGTTCACTTATCTGGACGGTGAGCTTGATCATGTTCACAGCGCCGCTATCGACCGGCATCTGGAGCGTTGCCGCGATTGTTTCAGTCGCGCCGAATTCGAGAAGAGACTGCGGGAACGCATCAGGGCTTCTGCCAAGGCGAGTGCGCCGGACAGCCTGCACCGCAGGGTCAAGGGGCTGCTTGATCAATACTGA
- a CDS encoding IS5 family transposase, producing MSQLTFAEAEYENKKHKTRRELFLERMEGLIPWKRLEKKIIRYYAKAGPQGGRPAYPLPTMLRVHCLQLFYNLSDPGLEDALYEVESMRRFAGLKLDRIPDETTILNFRRLLERHNLAAKLFKEINQTLAEQGLMLKEGTIVDASILSAPSSTKNASGERDPEMHQTKKGNAWHFGMKVHVGVDDTLGLIHSLETTPANEADINVADKLLHGEEKVVWADAGYQGIERREEHQDRRVDWRIAMRPGKRAALPKRSPLHKIEKNKASMRAKVEHVFQRIKQMFGYAKVRYRGLAKNTSRLYLLAGFTNLLRAEPYMLA from the coding sequence ATGAGCCAGCTGACTTTCGCAGAAGCCGAATACGAGAACAAGAAGCACAAGACCCGGCGTGAGTTGTTCCTGGAGCGGATGGAAGGGCTGATTCCGTGGAAGCGGCTGGAGAAGAAGATCATTCGCTACTACGCCAAGGCCGGTCCGCAGGGCGGTCGGCCTGCCTACCCGTTGCCGACCATGCTACGCGTGCACTGCCTGCAGTTGTTCTACAACCTGAGTGATCCGGGGCTGGAGGACGCGCTGTACGAAGTGGAGTCGATGCGCCGCTTCGCCGGCTTGAAGTTGGACCGGATCCCCGATGAGACGACGATCCTGAACTTTCGACGCCTGCTGGAACGCCACAACCTGGCAGCGAAGCTGTTCAAGGAGATCAACCAGACTCTGGCTGAGCAGGGCTTGATGCTGAAGGAGGGCACGATCGTGGATGCCAGCATTCTGTCGGCGCCGAGTTCGACCAAGAATGCGTCTGGCGAGCGCGATCCGGAGATGCACCAGACCAAGAAGGGCAACGCCTGGCATTTCGGCATGAAGGTGCATGTGGGCGTGGATGACACGCTGGGCCTGATCCACAGCCTGGAGACGACGCCCGCCAATGAAGCCGATATCAACGTGGCCGACAAACTGCTGCATGGTGAGGAAAAAGTGGTGTGGGCCGATGCCGGCTATCAGGGCATCGAGAGGCGCGAAGAGCATCAAGATCGCCGGGTGGACTGGCGCATCGCGATGCGGCCAGGCAAGCGCGCGGCGCTGCCGAAGAGATCGCCCTTGCACAAGATCGAGAAGAACAAGGCGAGCATGCGCGCAAAGGTGGAGCATGTGTTCCAGCGCATCAAGCAGATGTTTGGCTATGCCAAGGTTCGCTATCGTGGCCTGGCCAAGAACACGAGCCGACTGTACCTGCTGGCAGGGTTTACAAACCTGCTGCGGGCGGAACCCTACATGCTCGCGTAG
- a CDS encoding BrnT family toxin, with protein MLSFEFDEQKSRANRAKHGIDFLDAQALWLDPALVEIPARTVDEPRFLVIGRIKGKHWSAVITHRRSRIRIISVRRARAEEVALYESEDI; from the coding sequence ATGCTCTCATTTGAATTCGACGAGCAGAAGAGCCGGGCCAACCGTGCTAAACACGGGATCGATTTCCTTGATGCCCAGGCGCTTTGGCTTGACCCCGCTCTCGTCGAAATCCCCGCCAGGACCGTTGATGAGCCACGGTTTCTGGTCATTGGCAGGATCAAGGGGAAGCACTGGTCGGCAGTCATCACGCACAGGCGCAGCCGTATCCGAATCATCTCTGTTCGTCGGGCCCGGGCCGAAGAGGTAGCCCTTTATGAAAGCGAAGACATTTGA